A region from the Cryomorphaceae bacterium genome encodes:
- a CDS encoding T9SS C-terminal target domain-containing protein → ECDYTITRIWTATDDCGNATSVVQIITVQPGVESDMPEIEMAQPELTVVLEAFPNPTANRSWITFELPELSRQTQLEVIDMTGKVVEVLYRGEAAAQQEYRFEFDGSGLHSGIYLYRLTTDNEAHVKRLVIAK, encoded by the coding sequence CGAGTGTGACTACACCATTACGCGCATCTGGACTGCTACCGATGATTGTGGAAACGCAACCAGCGTTGTGCAGATTATCACAGTTCAGCCTGGTGTAGAGAGCGATATGCCCGAGATTGAAATGGCACAACCGGAGCTCACCGTAGTTCTGGAGGCATTCCCGAACCCAACTGCCAACCGATCATGGATTACTTTTGAGTTGCCCGAGCTTTCAAGACAAACGCAACTGGAGGTAATTGATATGACCGGAAAAGTAGTGGAAGTTCTTTACCGCGGCGAAGCTGCTGCTCAGCAGGAATACCGCTTTGAATTTGATGGCTCCGGCTTGCATTCGGGAATATACCTGTATCGACTTACAACCGATAACGAAGCACACGTTAAACGACTTGTGATTGCGAAATAA
- a CDS encoding DNA gyrase/topoisomerase IV subunit A, whose amino-acid sequence MSEETPPENINPEHEEENGGGGGDDLGRIIPVSGMYKDWFLDYASYVILERAVPAGMDGLKPVQRRLMHALKDLDDGRYNKVANVIGHTMKFHPHGDASIGDALVQLGQKDILIDTQGNWGNTLTGDGAAAPRYIEARLSKFALEVVFNHKTTAWQLSYDGRNQEPVHLPVKFPLLLAQGAEGIAVGLACKILPHNFIELIDGSIDVLKGKKPRVLPDFPNGGMADFSNYNDGLRGGRVRVRAKIKELDKKTLVVHEIPFGTTTTSLIDSVVKASEKNKIKIRKIEDNTSDSAEILIHLPAGVSPDKTIDALYAFTDCEVSISPNACVINDDKPEFIGVTEMLHRSTQRTLDLLKMELEIRKNELEEQWHFSSLEKIFIENRIYRDIEEEETWEGVIAAIDKGLKPHVKHLKRKVTEDDIVRLTEIKIKRISKFDSFKADEQISKLEEAIAEVNHHLANLIEYAIDYYKRLKTKFGKGRERKTEIKAFDNIEATKVIVANKKLYVNREEGFAGWGMRKDEYVSDCSDIDDIIVFREDGTMLVTRVDNKKFVGKGILHIGVWKKGDKRTIYHLVYQDGKSGPAMVKRFPVSSITRDKEYDLTAGNKGSRVLYFSANPNGLAEVISVKLRPRPKLKKIRFDFDFADLAIRSRNAKGNTLTKNIVSKIELKEKGASTLSARKIWYDDVVNRLNVDGRGTLLGEFSGDDRILTVSSKGTLKLTTFDLSTHFDEDMVLIEKWEPLRPVTAVYFEGEKQQYNVKRFLVEKTDKVVSFISEHEESRLEMVSTLHAPSVNIQFDRRSSDREDEQVNLREFIAVKGIQAIGNRLTPHKVKSIDFMPVDEELEAVYDEELENEKRRTASQNTSEAVEEDVTNGGDAIERDGTGDSAEETKSSVADQTTGKEEVGEEALLDEPITVEWDIDENEEAQPPAPTVKEKKPGGGAKDSTNSEDNGGGQITLF is encoded by the coding sequence ATGTCTGAAGAAACACCACCCGAAAACATCAATCCGGAGCACGAAGAAGAAAACGGAGGAGGCGGAGGCGACGACCTGGGGCGGATTATACCCGTTTCGGGAATGTACAAGGATTGGTTTTTGGATTACGCGTCATACGTTATCCTTGAGCGCGCCGTGCCCGCCGGCATGGATGGACTGAAACCTGTTCAGCGGCGATTGATGCACGCCCTCAAAGACCTCGACGATGGCCGCTATAATAAAGTGGCCAACGTGATTGGGCACACCATGAAGTTTCACCCGCACGGTGATGCCTCCATTGGCGACGCCTTGGTACAACTCGGCCAAAAAGACATCTTAATTGATACCCAGGGAAACTGGGGAAACACACTCACCGGCGATGGTGCAGCCGCACCGCGATACATCGAAGCAAGGCTCTCGAAGTTTGCCCTGGAGGTAGTTTTCAACCACAAAACCACCGCATGGCAGCTTTCTTACGACGGGCGCAACCAGGAACCGGTTCATTTACCAGTGAAGTTCCCGTTGCTGCTGGCTCAGGGCGCCGAAGGTATTGCCGTAGGTTTGGCTTGTAAAATACTACCGCACAACTTTATTGAGCTGATTGACGGAAGCATTGATGTGCTTAAGGGCAAAAAGCCCCGCGTGTTGCCTGACTTTCCCAACGGTGGAATGGCTGATTTCTCCAATTACAACGATGGGTTGCGCGGTGGCCGTGTTCGTGTAAGGGCTAAAATCAAGGAACTGGACAAGAAAACCCTGGTGGTACATGAAATTCCTTTCGGTACAACCACCACTTCGCTGATTGATAGCGTGGTTAAGGCCAGTGAGAAGAATAAAATCAAAATCCGCAAAATAGAGGACAATACCTCCGATAGTGCGGAAATCCTCATTCACCTGCCGGCCGGAGTTTCGCCCGACAAAACGATTGACGCGCTGTACGCCTTTACAGATTGTGAGGTATCAATCTCGCCCAACGCCTGTGTCATCAACGACGATAAACCGGAGTTTATCGGAGTTACTGAGATGCTGCATCGCTCCACCCAACGAACCCTGGATTTGCTCAAAATGGAGCTCGAAATCCGCAAAAATGAATTGGAAGAGCAATGGCACTTTTCTTCGTTGGAGAAAATTTTCATTGAAAACCGCATCTACCGCGACATCGAGGAAGAGGAAACATGGGAAGGAGTTATTGCTGCTATTGACAAGGGGTTAAAACCCCATGTCAAACACCTCAAGCGCAAGGTTACCGAAGATGATATTGTGCGACTTACCGAAATTAAAATCAAGCGTATATCAAAGTTCGATAGTTTTAAGGCCGACGAGCAAATCAGCAAGCTGGAGGAAGCCATTGCCGAGGTAAATCATCACCTTGCAAACCTGATTGAGTACGCAATAGACTACTACAAACGTCTGAAAACCAAATTCGGCAAAGGCCGCGAACGCAAAACCGAAATCAAAGCCTTCGATAACATTGAGGCTACCAAAGTTATTGTTGCCAATAAAAAACTCTATGTTAACCGTGAAGAGGGCTTTGCCGGTTGGGGAATGCGCAAGGACGAGTACGTGAGCGATTGCTCTGACATTGACGATATTATCGTGTTTCGTGAAGACGGCACCATGCTTGTGACCCGCGTTGATAATAAGAAGTTTGTAGGCAAGGGCATCCTTCACATCGGCGTATGGAAGAAAGGTGACAAGCGCACTATTTACCATTTGGTGTACCAGGATGGCAAAAGTGGCCCGGCTATGGTGAAGCGATTTCCCGTGAGCAGCATTACCCGTGACAAAGAATACGACCTCACGGCAGGAAACAAGGGCTCAAGGGTGCTGTATTTTTCGGCCAATCCCAACGGTTTGGCCGAAGTGATATCGGTAAAGCTGCGTCCAAGACCCAAATTGAAAAAGATCAGGTTTGACTTCGATTTTGCTGATTTGGCTATACGAAGCCGGAACGCCAAAGGAAATACGCTGACCAAGAATATTGTCAGCAAGATTGAGCTCAAAGAGAAAGGTGCATCCACGCTTTCAGCTCGTAAAATTTGGTATGACGATGTGGTTAACCGCCTGAATGTGGACGGTAGAGGAACCCTTTTGGGTGAGTTCTCGGGTGATGATCGGATTCTTACGGTTTCGTCCAAAGGAACGCTTAAGCTCACTACGTTTGACTTGTCAACCCACTTTGATGAAGACATGGTTTTGATAGAGAAGTGGGAGCCGCTCCGACCGGTTACGGCTGTTTATTTTGAGGGAGAAAAGCAGCAATACAACGTAAAGCGCTTTTTGGTAGAGAAGACGGACAAGGTGGTTTCCTTCATTTCCGAACACGAAGAATCGAGACTGGAAATGGTCAGCACCCTACACGCGCCCTCGGTGAATATTCAGTTTGACCGCCGCAGTTCCGATCGTGAGGATGAGCAGGTCAATCTGCGCGAATTCATTGCAGTAAAAGGAATCCAGGCTATCGGTAACCGACTTACGCCACACAAAGTGAAGAGCATAGATTTTATGCCCGTGGATGAGGAACTTGAGGCTGTTTACGATGAAGAGCTGGAGAACGAAAAGCGCAGGACTGCTTCCCAAAACACTTCTGAAGCAGTAGAGGAAGATGTAACGAACGGAGGAGATGCTATTGAAAGGGATGGCACCGGTGATAGCGCTGAAGAGACAAAATCATCTGTTGCTGACCAAACAACTGGTAAAGAGGAGGTAGGAGAGGAGGCGCTCCTGGATGAGCCTATCACGGTTGAGTGGGATATTGACGAAAACGAGGAAGCTCAGCCGCCTGCACCAACTGTGAAAGAAAAGAAGCCCGGAGGGGGAGCCAAAGATTCCACCAACTCTGAAGACAATGGAGGAGGGCAGATTACTTTGTTCTAA
- a CDS encoding type IIA DNA topoisomerase subunit B, which produces MATESNYTEDNIRSLDWKEHIRLRPGMYIGKLGNGNSFDDGIYILVKEVLDNCIDEFVMGHGKKVEVKIKDGVVSVRDFGRGIPLGKVIDCVSRINTGAKYDTKAFKKSVGLNGVGTKAVNALSSNFKVESVREGKLKRAMFNQGELIEDNDLVDTDARNGTYVEFIPDETIFRNYSFRTEHIERLILNYCYLNTGLSIWFNGNRYYSENGLYDLLQEKMDGEPLYPIIHLKADDIEVAFTHGSSYGEEYYSFVNGQHTTQGGTHQGTFREAVAKTIREFYGKNYEAVDIRSSIVAAISVKVIEPVFESQTKTKLGSQEIEPGGKSMRAFVGDFLKEHLDNFLHRNPTVAEELEKKIRRSEKERKELAGIRKLARDRAKKANLHNKKLRDCRLHFNDGKDPEREKETTLFITEGDSASGSITKSRDVNTQAVFSLKGKPLNTYGLTKRIVYENEEFNLIQAALNIEDGMEGLRYNKIVIATDADVDGMHIRLLLITFFLQFFPDVVKNDHLYVLQTPLFRVRNKKETIYCYSEEERREALRKLGKTAEITRFKGLGEISPDEFKHFIGEDIRIDPVVITKDNPIQDMLSFYMGKNTPDRQEFIIENLRVEKDLVEEIEAEIEETTQA; this is translated from the coding sequence ATGGCTACAGAATCCAATTATACCGAAGATAATATCCGGTCGCTCGACTGGAAAGAGCACATCCGCCTGCGCCCCGGTATGTATATCGGCAAGCTCGGAAACGGAAACTCTTTCGACGACGGCATCTACATCCTTGTGAAAGAGGTGCTCGATAACTGCATCGACGAGTTTGTAATGGGCCACGGAAAAAAAGTGGAAGTGAAAATCAAAGACGGAGTGGTGTCCGTTCGTGACTTCGGGCGCGGTATCCCTCTCGGAAAAGTGATTGATTGCGTTTCGCGAATCAATACCGGGGCAAAATACGACACCAAGGCTTTTAAGAAATCGGTGGGATTGAACGGAGTGGGTACCAAGGCCGTAAACGCGCTTTCGTCCAATTTCAAGGTAGAGTCTGTGCGCGAAGGCAAGTTGAAACGAGCCATGTTCAACCAGGGAGAGCTGATCGAAGACAATGATCTGGTTGATACCGATGCGCGAAATGGTACCTATGTGGAGTTTATACCCGACGAGACAATTTTCCGTAACTACTCCTTTCGTACCGAGCATATTGAGCGCCTTATTCTCAATTATTGCTACCTGAATACGGGGCTCTCTATCTGGTTCAACGGAAACCGGTACTACAGCGAAAACGGGCTGTACGATCTGCTGCAGGAAAAGATGGATGGTGAACCATTGTACCCCATTATTCACCTTAAGGCTGATGATATTGAAGTGGCATTTACACACGGCAGTTCTTACGGTGAGGAATACTACTCCTTTGTAAACGGCCAGCACACCACTCAGGGCGGCACCCATCAGGGTACTTTTCGCGAGGCCGTGGCCAAAACCATTCGCGAGTTTTACGGCAAGAACTACGAGGCTGTAGATATTCGAAGCTCTATTGTGGCGGCCATCAGCGTAAAGGTGATTGAGCCTGTGTTTGAGTCGCAAACCAAAACCAAGCTGGGTTCACAGGAAATTGAGCCGGGCGGAAAGTCCATGAGAGCTTTTGTAGGAGACTTCCTGAAGGAGCACCTCGATAACTTTCTGCACCGCAATCCCACTGTTGCCGAAGAACTCGAAAAGAAAATACGTCGCTCGGAAAAAGAGCGAAAGGAACTGGCAGGTATTCGCAAACTGGCCCGCGACAGAGCCAAAAAAGCCAACTTGCACAACAAAAAACTGCGCGATTGCCGCCTCCACTTTAATGATGGGAAAGACCCCGAAAGAGAGAAAGAAACCACCCTTTTCATAACCGAGGGAGACTCTGCGAGCGGATCCATTACCAAAAGCCGCGATGTAAATACGCAGGCTGTATTCAGTCTTAAAGGAAAACCGCTCAACACCTACGGTCTTACCAAGCGCATTGTTTACGAAAACGAGGAGTTCAACCTGATTCAAGCGGCGCTCAACATCGAGGATGGCATGGAAGGCTTGCGCTACAACAAAATAGTCATTGCCACCGACGCTGATGTGGACGGAATGCACATTCGACTGCTGCTCATTACGTTTTTCCTGCAGTTCTTTCCCGACGTGGTAAAGAATGATCACCTCTACGTACTGCAAACGCCGCTTTTCAGGGTGCGCAACAAAAAGGAAACCATCTATTGCTACAGCGAAGAAGAGCGGAGGGAAGCGCTACGGAAGCTCGGTAAAACAGCTGAAATTACACGTTTTAAGGGTCTTGGAGAAATTTCGCCCGATGAGTTCAAGCACTTTATTGGAGAGGATATCCGAATTGACCCTGTAGTCATCACCAAAGACAACCCCATTCAGGATATGCTCAGCTTTTACATGGGCAAAAACACCCCTGATCGTCAGGAGTTTATTATTGAAAACCTACGGGTTGAGAAAGACCTTGTTGAGGAAATTGAAGCCGAAATAGAAGAAACAACGCAAGCATAG
- a CDS encoding T9SS C-terminal target domain-containing protein: MPLGIVGSFNQETYSPPANGCGYLEGVPQQAGLFIFNVSFKVDLQTWLFNSSCGGFLPPSLLTGEEIDLSVSLRILPDPSFSGLDTSVYCISDSVRTLVPEGTQGGVFSGPGVSGNQFDPAIAGPGLHAVKYVVSAMEGTAVEPETDSLVVWVEVIEPSLFYADMDGDGFGNPFESIFVCFPPEGFVDNNDDCDDDNPDVYPGAPNGPDGTVNDCNLITGLINHTLLKLEVFPNPTFDQITIRGDQYNGPVHLNIHDASGRLVHSEMIHAAGMLHHNIQISVFGKGWYILRVDYEGEVARRGVVVR, translated from the coding sequence TTGCCTCTGGGAATTGTAGGTAGTTTTAATCAGGAAACATATTCACCTCCTGCAAACGGTTGTGGCTACCTGGAGGGTGTACCTCAGCAGGCGGGCCTATTCATTTTCAATGTTTCATTTAAGGTTGACTTACAAACCTGGTTGTTTAATTCTTCCTGTGGAGGATTCCTTCCACCATCCTTGCTTACTGGCGAAGAAATTGATTTATCCGTTTCCCTTCGGATTTTGCCGGATCCATCCTTTTCAGGTCTCGATACCAGCGTTTATTGCATTTCAGATTCTGTAAGAACCCTCGTTCCCGAAGGCACTCAGGGAGGCGTTTTCAGCGGCCCTGGTGTGTCAGGCAACCAATTTGATCCGGCAATAGCCGGCCCCGGTCTGCACGCTGTTAAATATGTAGTTAGTGCAATGGAAGGCACTGCTGTTGAGCCAGAAACAGACAGTCTCGTGGTTTGGGTTGAAGTAATTGAACCATCGCTCTTTTACGCTGATATGGATGGTGATGGTTTTGGAAATCCCTTCGAATCCATTTTTGTTTGTTTTCCTCCAGAGGGATTTGTAGACAACAACGATGATTGCGATGATGATAACCCTGATGTTTATCCCGGAGCTCCGAATGGCCCTGATGGTACTGTAAATGATTGCAATCTGATAACGGGTCTGATCAACCATACGTTGCTCAAACTTGAGGTGTTCCCAAATCCTACTTTCGACCAAATTACCATTCGAGGAGATCAGTATAATGGTCCGGTTCATCTTAACATCCATGATGCATCCGGAAGATTAGTGCACAGCGAAATGATTCATGCCGCCGGCATGCTTCATCACAATATCCAGATTTCGGTTTTTGGTAAAGGTTGGTATATTCTTCGAGTGGATTATGAGGGTGAAGTTGCGCGAAGAGGGGTGGTGGTGAGGTAG
- a CDS encoding T9SS C-terminal target domain-containing protein, giving the protein MDVTVNRITLSGGAFQGEVQIAIFDVSGRMMHTETILAAGMLQHDIQVAHMGKGCYVLRMEHRGEVARRGVVVR; this is encoded by the coding sequence TTGGATGTCACCGTCAACCGCATAACTTTATCTGGCGGTGCTTTTCAAGGTGAGGTGCAAATTGCAATTTTCGATGTTTCAGGCAGAATGATGCACACTGAAACCATCCTTGCTGCCGGTATGCTTCAACACGATATTCAGGTAGCCCACATGGGTAAAGGCTGTTACGTGCTGCGCATGGAGCACCGCGGTGAGGTTGCGCGAAGAGGGGTGGTGGTGAGGTAG
- a CDS encoding hydroxymethylglutaryl-CoA lyase, protein MQGIHTFIPTETKAAYINKLLAIGFDTIDFGSFVSPKAIPQMRDTADLLRMLDLSSTASKLLAIVANRRGAEDAIQFDEIQYLGFPFSVSETFQQRNANSSIEDSLGRVEEIQQLCEAHSKTMVVYLSMAFGNPYGDPWSSEIVCNWGQRLADDLGVKILAPSDTIGTSSPESIRDIFRTMIQGLPHVEVGAHLHTTPDTWRQKVEAVFDSGCQRMDGAIKGFGGCPMAKDDLTGNMPTEQVVRFLNEQKFPHGLNETALAEAVMMAGEVMG, encoded by the coding sequence ATGCAGGGGATTCATACTTTTATCCCCACCGAAACCAAGGCGGCATATATCAACAAGCTGCTTGCTATTGGATTTGACACCATTGATTTCGGCAGTTTTGTATCGCCAAAGGCCATTCCGCAAATGCGTGATACAGCAGATTTGCTGCGAATGCTCGATTTGAGCAGCACCGCTTCCAAACTCCTCGCCATTGTTGCCAACAGACGCGGAGCGGAGGATGCCATACAGTTTGATGAGATTCAATACCTGGGATTTCCTTTTTCGGTATCGGAAACTTTTCAGCAGCGCAACGCCAATTCATCTATTGAGGACTCCCTGGGTCGGGTAGAGGAGATCCAGCAGCTTTGTGAGGCTCACAGCAAGACCATGGTTGTATATCTCTCGATGGCCTTTGGCAACCCCTACGGTGACCCCTGGAGCAGCGAGATCGTATGCAACTGGGGCCAACGACTAGCCGATGACCTGGGCGTAAAGATTCTCGCTCCCTCGGATACCATCGGCACATCAAGCCCTGAGAGCATCCGCGATATTTTTAGAACCATGATTCAGGGCTTGCCACACGTAGAAGTGGGCGCACACTTGCATACCACGCCCGACACCTGGCGCCAAAAAGTGGAGGCTGTTTTTGACAGCGGTTGCCAGCGTATGGACGGCGCCATCAAGGGTTTTGGTGGATGCCCGATGGCGAAGGACGACCTTACCGGTAACATGCCCACCGAACAGGTTGTGCGCTTTCTGAATGAACAAAAATTTCCACACGGCCTCAACGAAACGGCCCTGGCCGAGGCGGTGATGATGGCGGGCGAGGTGATGGGGTGA
- a CDS encoding quinone-dependent dihydroorotate dehydrogenase gives MYKTLLKPFLFKLDAERAHNFTFGLMQFVLGIPGVRGLWYAGSVRSKKLGRELFGVYFPNPVGLAAGMDKNASLVDAWFYLGFGFVEIGTVTPRPQEGNPKPRLFRLPADEALINRMGFNNLGVEKVAKRLKKRYTTIVVGGNIGKNKDTPNEQAADDYLKCFDALYEYVDYFVVNVSSPNTPGLRELQEKEPLTRLLATINQRNGEKPQRRPVLLKIAPDLSNEQLDDILTILNETGIDGIIATNTTIDRQGLRTAQSEVEAIGAGGLSGKPVLNRSNEVIRYLRIKAGPKLPIIGVGGIHSAGDAVEKLRAGADLVQVYSGLVYEGPGLVNRINKAVLAADL, from the coding sequence ATGTACAAAACCCTGCTCAAACCCTTTTTGTTTAAGCTCGATGCCGAACGCGCGCACAACTTCACCTTTGGACTGATGCAGTTTGTATTGGGTATTCCGGGTGTACGCGGGTTGTGGTATGCGGGCTCTGTGCGGAGCAAAAAACTGGGGCGCGAGTTGTTTGGTGTGTATTTTCCAAATCCTGTGGGATTGGCGGCGGGGATGGATAAAAATGCATCGCTTGTTGATGCCTGGTTCTACCTGGGGTTTGGTTTTGTGGAAATCGGTACGGTAACGCCCCGTCCTCAGGAGGGTAACCCCAAACCGCGCTTGTTCAGGCTTCCGGCCGACGAGGCGCTCATCAACCGAATGGGTTTCAATAACCTCGGCGTAGAGAAAGTGGCCAAACGACTTAAAAAACGCTACACAACAATTGTAGTAGGCGGAAACATCGGTAAAAACAAAGACACGCCCAACGAGCAGGCTGCTGATGATTACCTCAAGTGCTTCGACGCGCTCTATGAGTATGTTGATTATTTCGTGGTAAATGTGAGCTCTCCCAACACGCCGGGTCTCCGCGAACTGCAGGAGAAAGAGCCGCTCACCCGCTTGCTGGCAACCATCAACCAACGAAACGGTGAAAAGCCCCAACGTCGCCCCGTGCTGCTGAAAATAGCGCCGGATCTTAGCAACGAGCAGTTGGACGATATTCTGACTATCTTGAATGAAACCGGCATTGACGGCATTATCGCCACCAATACTACTATTGACCGCCAGGGACTGCGGACAGCGCAAAGCGAGGTTGAGGCCATCGGTGCAGGAGGGCTCAGCGGTAAGCCCGTGCTGAATCGCTCTAATGAAGTGATTCGCTACTTAAGGATCAAAGCCGGACCCAAGCTGCCCATCATTGGGGTAGGAGGAATTCACAGCGCCGGGGATGCGGTAGAGAAACTTCGCGCCGGTGCTGATTTGGTTCAGGTTTATTCGGGCCTTGTGTATGAAGGACCGGGATTGGTAAACCGAATCAACAAAGCTGTACTTGCCGCTGACCTTTGA
- a CDS encoding superoxide dismutase has protein sequence MSFELPKLPYAYDALEPHIDARTMEIHHSKHHAGYTSKLNDAIAGTDAEGKSIEDILKNINNYSGAVRNNGGGYYNHRLFWEVMSPNGGGEPTGDLADAIRRDFGSFNEFKTQFSNAAATQFGSGWAWLCKHDNGKLEVCGSPNQDNPLMPGVGCGGHPILGIDVWEHAYYLNYQNRRPDYIQAFWNVINWDNVNENFRG, from the coding sequence ATGTCATTTGAATTACCAAAACTCCCTTATGCGTACGATGCACTGGAGCCGCATATTGACGCGCGCACCATGGAAATTCACCACTCCAAGCATCACGCCGGTTATACCAGTAAACTCAACGATGCCATTGCCGGCACCGACGCTGAGGGAAAAAGCATTGAGGACATTCTTAAAAATATCAACAACTACTCAGGCGCTGTGCGCAACAACGGCGGCGGTTACTACAACCACCGCCTCTTCTGGGAAGTGATGTCTCCCAACGGGGGTGGCGAACCTACCGGTGATCTGGCCGATGCCATTCGCAGGGATTTTGGCTCCTTCAATGAGTTTAAAACCCAGTTTTCCAACGCAGCAGCCACTCAGTTTGGCTCGGGCTGGGCATGGCTCTGCAAGCACGACAACGGTAAGCTCGAAGTGTGTGGCTCGCCCAATCAGGATAATCCCCTGATGCCCGGTGTGGGCTGCGGTGGCCACCCGATTCTCGGCATTGACGTATGGGAGCACGCCTACTACCTCAACTACCAGAACCGGCGTCCGGATTACATTCAGGCTTTCTGGAACGTAATCAACTGGGATAATGTGAACGAAAATTTCCGCGGTTAA
- a CDS encoding metal-dependent transcriptional regulator, producing the protein MNRQPLTRSEENYLKAVYSLSGNTDKGVSTSDLATRLETKASSVTDMVQKLAEKNLLHYRKYQGAKLTPAGKAAAIQIVRKHRLWEVFLHEKLGFAWDEVHDIAEQLEHIKSEELILRLERFLGHPKFDPHGDPIPDPDGRIQTRRSMPVSEMKPGMDGVITGVRDSSSSFLQYLDKQQLVLGTRIKVIEVFDYDQSVQVETTENRLTLSFDVSKNIKVQVENG; encoded by the coding sequence ATGAATAGGCAGCCCCTCACCCGCAGCGAAGAAAACTACCTGAAGGCCGTGTATTCGCTCAGCGGCAATACGGACAAAGGTGTTTCTACCAGTGATCTGGCTACTCGACTTGAAACCAAAGCCAGTTCGGTAACCGACATGGTTCAAAAGCTGGCTGAGAAAAACCTGCTGCACTACCGAAAGTACCAGGGTGCCAAACTCACACCTGCCGGAAAGGCGGCCGCCATTCAGATTGTGCGTAAACATCGTTTGTGGGAGGTATTTCTTCATGAAAAGCTCGGCTTTGCGTGGGACGAAGTACACGACATTGCCGAGCAGTTGGAGCACATTAAGTCTGAGGAATTGATTTTGCGTCTGGAGCGATTTCTAGGGCACCCAAAGTTTGACCCGCACGGCGACCCCATCCCCGATCCCGACGGACGCATCCAGACGCGTCGCAGTATGCCGGTAAGCGAAATGAAGCCCGGCATGGACGGTGTCATTACAGGCGTGCGCGATTCGTCGTCGAGCTTTCTGCAATACCTTGACAAGCAACAACTCGTGTTGGGTACTCGGATCAAAGTGATAGAGGTTTTTGACTATGACCAAAGCGTTCAGGTTGAAACCACCGAGAATCGCCTAACTCTGTCATTCGATGTAAGCAAGAACATTAAGGTTCAGGTTGAAAACGGATGA
- a CDS encoding ZIP family metal transporter, producing the protein MNALISFFESVGPLWSALIATTFTWFTTALGASVVFLFKRLSRKWLDTMLGFTGGVMVAASVWSLLVPAVEMSSEHNVPVWFPAASGFLIGALFLFVLDKFTPHLHINFSESEKEGIETDWHRSTLLVLAITLHNIPEGLAIGFLFGAAALGLPGATVAAALALTIGIAVQNLPEGMAVAMPLRRHGLSRFKSFWYGQLSAAVEPVAGVIGALAVVYMQAILPYALAFAAGAMIYVVVEEVIPESQRDKYTDYATLGFILGFTLMMILDTGLG; encoded by the coding sequence ATGAACGCGCTGATCTCGTTTTTTGAATCCGTAGGTCCCTTATGGAGCGCTTTAATCGCCACTACTTTTACCTGGTTTACAACGGCTTTGGGTGCGTCTGTGGTTTTTCTGTTCAAGCGCTTGTCGCGCAAATGGCTCGACACCATGCTGGGCTTTACCGGCGGGGTGATGGTTGCGGCCAGTGTGTGGTCGTTGCTGGTACCGGCGGTTGAAATGAGCAGTGAACATAATGTACCTGTTTGGTTTCCTGCTGCATCCGGCTTTCTCATAGGAGCGTTGTTTCTGTTTGTGCTCGACAAGTTTACCCCTCATCTGCACATCAATTTCTCCGAATCCGAAAAAGAGGGCATTGAAACCGACTGGCATCGAAGCACCCTGCTGGTTCTGGCTATTACTTTGCACAACATACCTGAGGGACTGGCCATCGGCTTTTTGTTTGGCGCGGCGGCACTTGGGCTCCCAGGAGCCACCGTGGCTGCGGCGCTCGCACTTACCATTGGTATCGCGGTTCAAAATCTTCCCGAAGGTATGGCTGTTGCCATGCCGCTCAGAAGACACGGTTTAAGCAGATTCAAAAGCTTTTGGTACGGACAGCTCTCGGCGGCTGTTGAGCCGGTAGCAGGCGTAATCGGCGCGCTTGCTGTGGTATATATGCAGGCAATCCTACCTTATGCCCTCGCGTTTGCGGCAGGTGCTATGATTTATGTGGTGGTTGAAGAAGTAATACCCGAATCACAGCGCGATAAATACACCGATTATGCAACCCTGGGGTTCATCCTCGGTTTTACGTTGATGATGATATTGGATACCGGGCTCGGTTAA